The window GAATCTAATATAGTAAAAGATATGGCATACAAGTTTTCTAAAAAGAAAAATTTTCTATATATTGCAAGGGGAATTAACTATCCATTGATTTTAGAAGGAGCATTAAAACTTAAGGAAATATCCTATGTGCATGCAGAAGGTGTATCTGCTGGCGAGATGAAACATGGTCCTATTGCCTTGTTAGATAAAAATACACCGGTAGTATCAATTGCTGTTCAAGATAGCACCTATAATAAGATTCTTTCAAATATAGAGGAAGTTAAAGCAAGAAAAGCTCCAATAATAATTATTGGAAATAAAGGCGATAGGAAATTAATGGAACTGACTAAATACATTATATCTATACCTAAATTTGTTCCTGAATTTTATCCTTTCCTTGTGACCATACCTCTTCAGCTTTTTGCCTATTATGTGGCAGAGAAATTGGGAAGAGAGATTGATCAACCAAGGAATTTGGCTAAATCTGTAACAGTTGAGTGATTGTATATGGAGGAAAATCTCAAAATTTTAGGATTAGGTTTAGATATAATTGAAATTGACAGGATAAGAGAAGCTTGTATCAAACATAAGAATTTTATAGAGAGGATTTATTCTTTAGAGGAAAGAAGACAGGTTTTAGGAAGGAAGGATATATATCCTTCCTTGGCAGTAAGATTTTCTGCTAAGGAGGCTTTTATAAAAGCATTGGGAGGAAAATACGAGGGATGGTGTTGGAGAGATGTAGAGATACTTACCGGAATAAATGGTAAGCCTGAAGTAAGATTGAAAAATAAGGCACTTGAGGAGGCTTTAAAGAGGGGTATAAAGGATATTAAACTCAGTCTTTCTCATTCAAATAAATATGCTGTTGCTGTTATGATAATCTTAGGATAAGAAGGTGATAGAGTTGAAAGAAAGTCCTTTAGAGAAATTAAGGAAAGATCTAGAAGATATTAAAAAGATAATTGGAGAAATTATTGTACCAAACCCTAAAGATTTACAGGATAATTGTGAAAAATTTATACATATTAGACAAGAGATTCAGGAACTGATAACAAATCTAAAAGAGTTAAATGTACCAATAGATCCTGAACTTGTAAGACTACAAGAGCTTGATTCTTTAGCAAAAAATAACTTAAAGGTACTCTATAAAGGGTTAAAAAATTCTCCTCTTTTGGAAAAAGCAAAATCATATCCTGAAGAATTTTGGTGGTGGCATATTCCAGAGATTTATGAGAAAAAGAAAAAAGAAAATATAAGGAGATCTCTAATTGGGCTTTCAATATTTTTAATAGTTTCTGTAGTTTTAGTTCTATTCTTTACTTTTTATAAAACGCCTGAAGAGATTTTTTTAGATAAAGTTTCTACTATAGATAAGTTGATATTTGAGAAGAATTATAAGGAAGCAGAAAATAAAGCAATATCTCTTTGTAAAGAGTATCCAGGAAGAGCTGAGGCATGGATAAAATTAGGAATTGTACAAGAGTTGGTAGAAGATAAAAATTACTCAGAAAGTTTTAATAGAGCAAGAAAATTAACTAAGTCGGATATAGAATTTTATTTAATGAGAGCTTCTGAGTATTTTAAATTACATTTTATAGATAAAGCGGAGAAGGATATAAAACGTATATTAAAGATTGATAGTACAAATCCTCAGGCTTTATATTTGTTAGGTTCAATATATGAAGATAAAGGTAAAATAATAGAGGCAATTGAGATATATAGGAAGTTAGAATCTTTAGAAGATAGAGTGGATCCACAGCTAATGGCTATGGTGAAGGTGCGGCTTGGTATTCTTTTACAAAAAGTTACAATTCCTAAATAAACTTGACATAACCTGTAATAAAGATTTATAATTTTACCCAAAGGGCGCGTAGCTCAGTGGGAGAGCACTATCTTGACGCGGTAGGGGTCGGTGGTTCAATCCCACCCGCGCCCACCATTTGAGAAAAGGCAAGGAAGAGGAGAGTACCCTTATAAAGGCTTTACAGAGAGGAAGAGCATTTGCTGAGAGCTCTTCCAAGTACTATAAGGGGAAAACCACCTCGGAGCTTTCCTACAGAAATCTCCTTGAATGGAGAGAGTAAGTAGGAACGGGTAAATCCCGTTATAGATTAGGAGTGGGGATAGTATATCCCTATTAAGGTGGAACCACGGTGCTCCCGTCCTTTATGGGCGGGAGCTTTGTTTTTTATTATATAAATTTTAAGGGAGGTAATAGATATGGTATGGTATATGAAATGGAAGGATAAAGTATGGGAGTGCGAAGGGAATATACTCTCTTGTGTAAAGAAATATGGCTTAGAGGATATTGCTTTAGGTGCAAAAATTGGTGAGAAAACTTATGATCTGACTATAACCCCTGCTGAAGGTTCAGAGGTATTTATATTGGACTGGGAAAGTCCAGAAGGTAAAGAGATTTTTTGGCATACCTCTTCCCATATTTTAGCTCATGCAGTAAAAGAATTGTTTCCAGAGGTTAAATTAGGCATAGGACCTGCTATTGATGAGGGTTTTTATTATGATTTTTACAAAAAAGAGCCTTTTACAGATGAAGATTTAAAAAATATAGAAAGAAAGATGGAAGAAATAGTCAAGAGAAATATACCTTTAGAGAGAATAGAACTATCAAAAGAAGAAGCAAGAAGATTATTGAGCGAGTTAGGAGAGAATTTTAAGCTGGAGCTATTAGAAGATATTCCAGAGAATGAGACAATATCTTTTTATAAACAGGATAACTTTATAGATTTATGTAGAGGACCCCACTTACCTTCTACAGGATACGTAAAGTATTTTAAACTGCTTAGTTCTTCTGGAGCTTATTGGAAAGGAAGCGAAAAAAATCCTATGCTTCAAAGAATTTATGGAATTTCCTTTAGAAGTAAAGAAGCTCTTGAAGAATTTATAAAAATGAGAGAAGAGGAAATGAAGAGAGACCATAGGAAACTGGGAAAGGAATTAGGGTTATTCTATATGTTTGATGAGGCTGGTCCTGGGTTAGTATTTTATCCTCCTAAGGGAGCAATCATAAGATTGATTATAGAAGAGTTTGAGAAGAAAGAGCATTTAAAAAGAGGTTATTTACCTGTAATTACTCCCCATATAATGAAGGTAGATCTTTGGAAAATCTCGGGACATTGGGATAATTATAGAGATAACATGTACTTTTTTGAGATTGAAGAGCAGGAGTATGGTATCAAGCCCATGAATTGTCCTGGGCATATCTTAATATATAGATCTATGGTTCATAGCTACAGAGATTTACCTGTTAGATTTTTTGAGATGGGTACCGTCTATAGATATGAAAGATCAGGAGTACTTCATGGTTTAGAAAGGGTAAGAGGATTCACCCAAGATGATGCCCATATTTTCTGTACCACTGAACAATTGGAGGACGAAATTAAAGGGGTTTTAGACTTTACTTTTTATATGCTTAACTCTTTTGGTATGAAGGATTACCAAATTACGTTATCTACAAAGCCAGAAAAATATATAGGAAGTGATGAGGTATGGGAGAAAGCAACAAGAGCCTTAAAAAATGCTTTAGATTCAACTAATAGGGATTATATTATTGCAGAAGGTGAAGGAGCTTTTTATGGACCAAAAATTGATATAAAGTTAAAAGGCGCCTTTGGGAAAATGTGGCAGGGACCTACTATTCAAGTAGACTTTAATCTTCCAGAAAGGTTTAACCTTACTTATGACACACCTGATGGAACAAAGGAAAGACCGGTAATGATCCATAGAGCTCTCTTAGGATCCATGGAGAGATTTTTAGCAATCCTAATAGAGAATTATGCAGGTAGATTTCCTCTTTGGCTTTCCCCTACTCAGATTATTATTCTACCAATTGCGGATAGGCACCATGATTATGCTTTAGAATTAAAGAGTATCTTAGAGGATAAGGATTTCAGAGTTGAAGTAGATTTGGATCCTGCAAGTTTAAATTACAAAATAAGAGGAGCTATTTCCCAGAAAATACCCTATCTTTTCATTGTTGGAGATAAAGAGCTTACAGAAAGAAAAGTAAGTGTTAGAAAACATGATAGAGATCTTGGAAGTTTTGATATCGAAAGTATCATAAAAATACTAAAAGAGGAAGTGGAGAAAAAATTATGATGGTTAAATATTTCATAACCTTTTGGATGTTTTTGTTAGGTGCAAGTATTGGAAGTTTTTTAAATGTTGTTATATATAGATTGCCTCGGGGGGAGTCTATAGTTTATCCCCCCTCTCGGTGCCCTAAATGTGGACATAAATTGGGTGCCAAAGATTTGGTTCCTGTGTTCAGTTATATTTGGCTGAGAGGTAGATGTAGATATTGTGGTGAAAAAATATCAGCAAGATATATAATGGTAGAAACTTTATTGGGACTTTCCTTTTCAATTCTTTTCTGGTTTTTTGGTTTTTCCCTTTTCACTATAAAGTCCGCTCTTTTTATCTCTCTTCTTATACCTATTTTTTTCATAGATTTAGATCACATGATCATCCCAGATATTATATCTATACCAGGAACCATATTAGGTATTATGATGGCATTTTTAGGGGGAAATTTAAAGGATGGCATTTTGGGTGCTATTCTTTCTGGAATAATTCTTCTTTTAATTTATCTTTTTGCTTTAATTATCTATAAACAAGAGGGTATGGGACAAGGAGATATAAAGTTGGGATTACTTTTAGGAAGCTTTTTAGGAATAAAATTAGGGGTTTTTGCTATTTTTCTTGGATTTTTGATAGGAGGAATATTTTCAATTATTATTCTTCTTAAAAAGGAGAAAAATTTAAAAGATGCTATTCCTTTTGGACCCTTTCTCGTTGTAGGAGGGATTATATCTTATTTTTGGGGAAATCAGATAATAGACCTTTATATTAAATTCTTCTTATGAAGAATGAGAGTGGCTATACTTTAATAGAGCTATTTATTGTATTAATTGTTTTTTTCATTATTGTAGCCCTGTTTAATGATTATTTTTTTAATTTTCTTGATTCTATTTCCTTAGAAGAATCAGCAACTTATTTATTGCAAAATATGAGATTATTTCAGGAAATTTCTTGCTCCAAAAATACAGATTATCCAGATATAATGGAATTTTATCCAACAATTGATTTATGTATATGGAAGGTTTATAATTTAAGCAGTAATACATATAAGATATATAAAATTTTTGATTTAAAAAAGTATAATGTGGATTTAGTATCTGTTAATTTTGGGGGTAATTCATCATTGCACTTTTCTTCTTTTGGTGCACCATCTTCGGGAGGAACAGTGGTATTGAAAAAGGGTAATCAAATAAGGTATATTATAGTAACGCCTGCGACGGGGAGGATATGGATAAGTAATGAGCCTCCAGAAAATTGGTAAGATTGATGGTTTTAACCTTATAGAGGTATTAATAGTTGGAATTATCCTAACCATTGCAATGATTGCTGTATTCCAAATGTACTCATTCTCATTGATTCAGATCCCAATAATTTCAAATCTCATGCAAGCAAATCACCTTTTAATGAAAGAGGCGGAAATTATTAATTCTAAAAGTTATACAGAGATAGACAGTTTTTTATCATCAAATTATCCAAAGATAGTTAAGGTTGGAGGCTCAACTTATACTATTTCCTATAGTCTTTTTTCATATACATGGTGTAAATTGATAGTTTACAGGGTTTATTGGAAGGATGGTAAAATAGAGAAAAATTTATCTTTGGAATTATTGAGGGCGAAGCCGTAATGAGAAAGGGATTTACATTAACAGAGCTTTTAATAAGTATTGCTGTTTCTTTTATTGTAATAACCGCAATAGTTAATTTCTTGATAATTGGTTCCCAGAGTTATCAAAGGGTGAATAGAAATATTGATTTGCAAAGGAATGCTCGCTTGGTTTCTGACAGGTTAATTAGAGAGGTTAAAAGGGCTCAGATTATTGATCCCTTATCAGATAGTGGTAGCCTAATATTTTCCTATTATATTTATACGGTTTCTTCAGGTATAATATCTTCAACTCTTTCTACGGTGAGGTATTATGTGGATAGTGCAGGTATTCTTAGAAGACAAGTAAAGCAAGGAACATTATGGGTAGGAAATAATCCATTAACTGAGAATAATATTAAAGTTTTACTGCCCCTATTTTCTTATTTAAATTATTCAGGAAATTCTGTAGCTCCAAATAATGCTAAAGTAATAGCTGTAAGCCTAAAATTGGATGTAAATAAAGATAATCAGGCGGATTATACTCTTACCTTTTCTATTTATTTACCAGTTACAGAAAATTACTTTTTGAGGTAAAATATAAAGGAGGTGAAGAGAGTTGAAAGATAAGGGTCAATTAGTAATAGTAATTAGTATAATCCTTTTTCTATTCATTTTAGGCGGAATAATTTTATCTTTAATCCCTTCTGAAAATCTAATGGTTAGAAAACAAATAGAAAGTAATCAAGCTTTTTATTTGGCTCAGGCAGGCTTGCAAAATGCAGTGTATCTTGTTAATTCTAATAAAAATCTTTTAAGTTTAAATTTATCTTCAAAAAGATTTAATTCTGGTTTGATAATAAGCTATACCATTACAGAAACATCTGGGATAAAAATTACAGATTCTTATACATTACCTATCAGTTTGGGAGAGTTTTATGTAACTGCCTCTTATTCTATGGTATAT of the Dictyoglomus sp. NZ13-RE01 genome contains:
- the acpS gene encoding holo-[acyl-carrier-protein] synthase produces the protein MEENLKILGLGLDIIEIDRIREACIKHKNFIERIYSLEERRQVLGRKDIYPSLAVRFSAKEAFIKALGGKYEGWCWRDVEILTGINGKPEVRLKNKALEEALKRGIKDIKLSLSHSNKYAVAVMIILG
- a CDS encoding prepilin-type cleavage/methylation domain-containing protein, translating into MRKGFTLTELLISIAVSFIVITAIVNFLIIGSQSYQRVNRNIDLQRNARLVSDRLIREVKRAQIIDPLSDSGSLIFSYYIYTVSSGIISSTLSTVRYYVDSAGILRRQVKQGTLWVGNNPLTENNIKVLLPLFSYLNYSGNSVAPNNAKVIAVSLKLDVNKDNQADYTLTFSIYLPVTENYFLR
- a CDS encoding threonine--tRNA ligase, encoding MVWYMKWKDKVWECEGNILSCVKKYGLEDIALGAKIGEKTYDLTITPAEGSEVFILDWESPEGKEIFWHTSSHILAHAVKELFPEVKLGIGPAIDEGFYYDFYKKEPFTDEDLKNIERKMEEIVKRNIPLERIELSKEEARRLLSELGENFKLELLEDIPENETISFYKQDNFIDLCRGPHLPSTGYVKYFKLLSSSGAYWKGSEKNPMLQRIYGISFRSKEALEEFIKMREEEMKRDHRKLGKELGLFYMFDEAGPGLVFYPPKGAIIRLIIEEFEKKEHLKRGYLPVITPHIMKVDLWKISGHWDNYRDNMYFFEIEEQEYGIKPMNCPGHILIYRSMVHSYRDLPVRFFEMGTVYRYERSGVLHGLERVRGFTQDDAHIFCTTEQLEDEIKGVLDFTFYMLNSFGMKDYQITLSTKPEKYIGSDEVWEKATRALKNALDSTNRDYIIAEGEGAFYGPKIDIKLKGAFGKMWQGPTIQVDFNLPERFNLTYDTPDGTKERPVMIHRALLGSMERFLAILIENYAGRFPLWLSPTQIIILPIADRHHDYALELKSILEDKDFRVEVDLDPASLNYKIRGAISQKIPYLFIVGDKELTERKVSVRKHDRDLGSFDIESIIKILKEEVEKKL
- a CDS encoding prepilin peptidase; protein product: MVKYFITFWMFLLGASIGSFLNVVIYRLPRGESIVYPPSRCPKCGHKLGAKDLVPVFSYIWLRGRCRYCGEKISARYIMVETLLGLSFSILFWFFGFSLFTIKSALFISLLIPIFFIDLDHMIIPDIISIPGTILGIMMAFLGGNLKDGILGAILSGIILLLIYLFALIIYKQEGMGQGDIKLGLLLGSFLGIKLGVFAIFLGFLIGGIFSIIILLKKEKNLKDAIPFGPFLVVGGIISYFWGNQIIDLYIKFFL